The following are from one region of the Amycolatopsis sp. QT-25 genome:
- a CDS encoding DUF6875 domain-containing protein yields MIGDDKVLIWTAAEVESGALPAEHRSSAQEILAWAGRYLVSPHPELGRNGPVCPYTQPSIHKGLFHLAALTATNGETDVRDAIESLRSWYERLCATASPADRELLTILLVLPQLDYQDATGLDDLQREAKNKFVDDGLMIGQFHPVCEQPGLWNEKFKALRAPVPLLAIRKLVVFDLPFLMDDAVHAESYLRRFAPDIPPRIRDQLVNRLVGTKKSLQTA; encoded by the coding sequence ATGATCGGCGACGACAAGGTCCTCATCTGGACGGCGGCCGAGGTCGAGAGTGGCGCCCTGCCGGCGGAGCATCGGTCATCCGCGCAGGAGATCCTGGCCTGGGCCGGCCGCTACCTGGTGTCACCGCACCCGGAACTGGGCCGGAACGGACCGGTGTGCCCGTACACGCAACCGTCGATCCACAAAGGACTCTTCCATCTGGCGGCACTCACCGCCACGAACGGCGAGACCGATGTCCGCGACGCGATCGAGAGCCTGCGTTCCTGGTATGAAAGGCTTTGCGCCACGGCCTCGCCCGCGGACCGGGAACTGCTGACGATTCTCCTCGTGCTGCCGCAACTGGACTATCAGGACGCGACAGGGCTGGACGACCTGCAGCGTGAGGCGAAGAACAAGTTCGTCGACGACGGCTTGATGATCGGGCAGTTCCATCCGGTCTGCGAACAGCCCGGCCTGTGGAACGAGAAGTTCAAGGCACTGCGCGCGCCGGTGCCGCTGCTGGCCATCCGCAAACTGGTCGTCTTCGACCTGCCGTTCCTGATGGACGACGCGGTGCACGCCGAGAGCTACCTCCGGCGGTTCGCGCCGGACATCCCGCCCCGCATCCGCGACCAGCTGGTCAACCGGCTGGTGGGCACCAAGAAGTCCTTGCAGACAGCCTGA
- the ddaH gene encoding dimethylargininase, with protein sequence MRHYLMVRPAYFDVEYSINPWMDPGKPTDTRLAITQWEWLRDLYVELGHRVDLLDPVPGLPDMVYAANGATVLNGKVLVAHFHHRHRRRESAAYLNWFTENGYRDVRQARWHNEGEGDFLVAGSRILAGSGFRSDRRAHDEGAEFFGVPVVGLTLTDPRYYHLDTALTVLDDGLVMYFPQAFTEESRQRLEELYPDAILASAADAAAFGLNAVSDGRHVVLPQAATGLIAQLRERGFEPIGADLSELLKGGGSVKCCTLELRPAP encoded by the coding sequence ATGCGGCACTACCTCATGGTCCGGCCGGCCTACTTCGACGTCGAGTACTCGATCAACCCGTGGATGGATCCCGGCAAACCCACCGACACCCGGCTCGCGATCACCCAATGGGAATGGTTGCGCGACCTCTACGTCGAACTGGGCCACCGAGTCGACCTGCTCGACCCGGTGCCGGGCCTGCCGGACATGGTGTACGCGGCCAACGGTGCCACCGTGCTGAACGGCAAGGTGCTGGTCGCGCACTTCCACCACCGGCACCGCCGCCGGGAATCCGCGGCGTACCTGAACTGGTTCACCGAAAACGGTTACCGCGACGTGCGGCAGGCCAGGTGGCACAACGAGGGCGAAGGAGATTTCCTGGTCGCGGGTTCCCGGATCTTGGCGGGTTCGGGTTTCCGCAGCGATCGCCGCGCACACGACGAGGGCGCCGAGTTCTTCGGGGTGCCGGTGGTGGGACTGACCTTGACCGACCCGCGGTACTACCATCTCGACACCGCGCTGACCGTTTTGGACGACGGCCTGGTCATGTACTTCCCGCAGGCCTTCACCGAAGAAAGCCGGCAGCGGCTCGAAGAGCTGTACCCGGACGCCATCCTCGCCTCGGCCGCCGACGCCGCGGCGTTCGGCCTGAACGCCGTCTCCGACGGACGGCACGTCGTCCTGCCGCAGGCCGCGACGGGCCTGATCGCGCAGTTGCGCGAGCGCGGCTTCGAACCGATCGGCGCCGATCTTTCGGAGCTGCTCAAGGGCGGCGGAAGCGTCAAATGCTGCACGCTGGAACTCCGCCCCGCCCCCTGA
- a CDS encoding dienelactone hydrolase family protein gives MKRGPQWAVAVVGAVTALLVAVPAAAEESPYARGPAPTTATIEADRGSFEIATEKVPAGQGFGAGTIHYPTDTGQGTFGAIAIAPGFLESEAAIAWYGPRLASQGFVVITFSTKSTWDTPDNRSEQLLAALRYVTETSQAKSRVDRNRLAVMGHSMGGGGALIASQKAPALKAAIPLTGWNPNTTFSDVKVPTFVVSAQNDFIAPDGTYSRPFYQSLPEPLDKAYLLLAGAGHMVPTKPNVTIAKYSISWMKRFVDEDTRYERFLCPLPANDPKIAVYRGTCPIG, from the coding sequence ATGAAGCGTGGACCACAGTGGGCCGTCGCGGTCGTCGGCGCGGTGACCGCACTCCTGGTGGCGGTACCGGCCGCCGCCGAGGAAAGTCCTTATGCCCGCGGCCCCGCGCCGACGACCGCCACGATCGAAGCGGACCGCGGATCGTTCGAGATCGCCACCGAGAAGGTCCCGGCCGGACAGGGGTTCGGCGCCGGGACGATCCACTATCCGACCGACACCGGCCAGGGCACGTTCGGGGCGATCGCGATCGCCCCCGGTTTCCTGGAATCGGAGGCGGCGATCGCGTGGTACGGCCCGCGTCTGGCCTCCCAGGGTTTCGTCGTCATCACGTTCTCGACGAAGAGCACCTGGGACACCCCGGACAACCGGTCCGAGCAACTGCTCGCGGCACTGCGCTACGTCACCGAGACGAGTCAGGCCAAGAGCCGCGTCGACCGGAACAGGCTCGCCGTGATGGGGCATTCGATGGGCGGCGGTGGTGCCTTGATCGCGTCGCAGAAGGCACCGGCGTTGAAGGCGGCGATCCCTTTGACGGGCTGGAATCCGAACACGACGTTCTCCGACGTGAAGGTCCCCACCTTCGTCGTCAGCGCACAGAACGACTTCATCGCGCCGGACGGCACTTATTCCCGCCCGTTCTACCAAAGCCTTCCCGAGCCGTTGGACAAGGCGTACCTGCTATTGGCCGGGGCAGGCCACATGGTGCCGACGAAGCCGAACGTGACCATCGCGAAGTACAGCATCTCGTGGATGAAACGTTTCGTGGACGAAGACACCAGGTACGAACGGTTCCTGTGCCCGCTTCCGGCGAACGATCCGAAGATCGCCGTGTACCGGGGAACTTGCCCGATCGGCTGA
- a CDS encoding LuxR C-terminal-related transcriptional regulator, translated as MASESEVHRRPLTSYVGRADDENEVRRLLGAGRAVTLTGAGGVGKTRLAAQVASSLTRTFPGGVAVAGLGELRDERLVARAVADGLGLHDTAGRTDREAVVSYLRPRRSLLVLDNCEHLLAGSADLVTALLRDCRDLVVLATSRCSLGVAGEHVLTIPPLAVPHEENTTSQEALTFGAVRLFAERAAAVLPSFEVTESNVADVVRLCRRLDGLPLAIEFAAARIRVLSPSQIADRVETDPGVLATGLRAPVERHRTLRATLDWSHSLCTATERTVWACCSVFAGQFDLSAVEDVCTGVGGLDTTAVLHAVDGLVDKSVLSRVDGTDRVHYRMLRIVREYGGGRLADSGDEFAVARKHRDHYARLIGQAADTWFGPGQDEAYERLNAAHADIREALSWSLRTPGESPVALEMATGMIEYWVARGAAWELRDWIDRALDALTPETRGRARGLAIAALCAALHADLPLARQRLTAAEAIEDDEAVPYIAHARAFVLMLSMEPDSLSHAAEAVRIFGERGDLRRQMHPMFLQGVVLAHRGDLPGARALLGSMRLLCEEAGEYRYRSMALFGLGVAEVCYGGDLDDGERFIRAALEIDLRASDVLSAAYRVDGLAWVSARRGEWTRAAELFGIAATLWERCNAVPDVAVTATHTTFSDATRKALGAGKFDAAFAEGRRRNPHDTLTGPQVRPETPSGVLPPLTPRESEIARLIAAGLSNREIAARLVIARRTVETHLQHIAHKLDFANRTQLAVWVEQRDAARGRP; from the coding sequence ATGGCGAGCGAAAGCGAGGTCCACCGGCGGCCACTGACGAGTTACGTCGGCCGCGCGGACGACGAGAACGAGGTACGACGGCTGCTCGGCGCGGGACGCGCGGTCACCTTGACCGGGGCCGGTGGCGTGGGCAAGACCCGGTTGGCCGCTCAGGTGGCCAGTTCGCTCACCCGGACCTTCCCCGGTGGCGTGGCGGTCGCCGGATTGGGGGAGTTGCGGGACGAACGTCTCGTCGCACGCGCGGTCGCCGACGGCTTGGGCCTGCACGACACGGCGGGGCGGACCGACCGGGAAGCGGTCGTGTCGTACCTGCGGCCCCGGCGGTCGTTGCTGGTGCTGGACAACTGCGAACATCTTCTCGCCGGAAGCGCGGACCTGGTGACGGCGTTACTGCGCGACTGCCGCGACCTCGTGGTCCTGGCCACCAGCCGCTGCTCGCTGGGGGTGGCCGGCGAGCATGTCCTGACGATCCCGCCCCTGGCCGTACCCCACGAAGAGAACACGACCTCCCAAGAGGCGCTCACCTTCGGCGCGGTGCGGCTGTTCGCGGAGCGCGCCGCCGCCGTCCTGCCCTCGTTCGAGGTCACCGAAAGCAACGTCGCGGACGTCGTCCGCCTGTGCCGGCGGCTCGACGGTCTGCCGCTGGCGATCGAATTCGCGGCCGCCCGGATCCGGGTCCTGTCGCCGTCGCAGATCGCGGACCGGGTCGAGACCGACCCCGGTGTACTGGCCACCGGTCTCCGGGCGCCTGTCGAGCGGCATCGAACGCTGCGCGCCACCCTCGACTGGAGCCACTCCCTGTGCACCGCGACCGAACGGACCGTGTGGGCGTGCTGTTCGGTATTCGCCGGGCAGTTCGACCTGTCCGCGGTCGAGGACGTCTGCACCGGGGTCGGCGGGCTCGACACCACGGCCGTGCTGCACGCGGTGGACGGCTTGGTCGACAAATCGGTACTGTCCCGCGTCGACGGCACGGACAGGGTGCACTACCGGATGCTCCGGATCGTGCGCGAGTACGGCGGCGGGCGGCTCGCCGATTCCGGTGACGAGTTCGCCGTGGCGAGGAAGCATCGTGATCACTACGCCAGGCTGATCGGACAGGCCGCCGACACCTGGTTCGGGCCTGGGCAGGACGAGGCTTACGAACGCCTGAACGCGGCACACGCCGACATCCGCGAGGCGCTGTCATGGTCGCTCCGCACCCCTGGGGAAAGCCCGGTGGCGTTGGAGATGGCCACCGGCATGATCGAGTACTGGGTGGCCCGCGGCGCGGCCTGGGAACTGCGTGACTGGATCGATCGCGCGCTCGACGCGCTGACACCGGAGACCCGCGGGCGGGCACGGGGGCTGGCGATCGCGGCCCTGTGCGCCGCGCTGCACGCGGATCTGCCGCTCGCCCGGCAGCGGTTGACCGCCGCCGAGGCGATCGAAGACGACGAAGCCGTTCCGTACATCGCCCATGCGCGGGCATTCGTGCTGATGCTGTCCATGGAGCCCGATTCGCTGTCCCACGCGGCGGAGGCCGTGCGGATCTTCGGTGAGCGAGGCGACCTACGACGGCAGATGCACCCCATGTTCCTTCAAGGGGTCGTTCTGGCTCACCGAGGTGACCTTCCGGGAGCGCGGGCGCTGTTGGGTTCGATGCGCCTGCTGTGCGAGGAGGCGGGGGAGTACCGGTATCGCTCCATGGCCCTGTTCGGGCTGGGGGTCGCCGAGGTCTGCTACGGCGGCGACCTCGACGACGGCGAACGCTTCATCCGTGCCGCGCTGGAGATCGATCTCCGCGCGTCCGACGTGCTGTCCGCGGCGTACCGGGTGGACGGTCTGGCCTGGGTTTCCGCGCGGCGGGGGGAATGGACCCGGGCGGCGGAGTTGTTCGGAATCGCCGCCACGCTCTGGGAGCGCTGCAACGCCGTACCCGACGTCGCCGTCACCGCCACCCATACGACGTTCTCCGACGCCACCCGGAAAGCTTTGGGAGCCGGGAAGTTCGACGCCGCGTTCGCCGAGGGACGCCGCCGGAACCCGCATGACACCCTGACCGGCCCGCAGGTACGCCCGGAAACCCCGTCCGGCGTTCTCCCGCCACTGACACCGCGTGAGTCGGAGATCGCGCGGCTCATCGCGGCGGGGCTGAGCAACCGGGAGATCGCGGCGAGACTGGTCATCGCGCGGCGCACGGTGGAAACACATCTCCAGCACATCGCGCACAAGCTCGACTTCGCCAACCGGACCCAGCTGGCCGTCTGGGTCGAGCAGCGAGACGCCGCCCGCGGGCGGCCGTGA
- a CDS encoding cupin domain-containing protein translates to MANEAWVVREKDAEVIEKPALWLLADGAHTGGFLGANRLSLRAGEPGTRPHYHQKSAEAFYVLEGALRMLVDTETITVERGGYVVVPPGVRHAFAAPPDVAADVLITLAPGVDRFGYFRVLPEILRGNVAPEEVERLHERYDVHFVDAPEWDECGR, encoded by the coding sequence ATGGCGAACGAAGCCTGGGTGGTGCGGGAGAAAGACGCGGAAGTCATCGAGAAGCCCGCGTTGTGGCTACTGGCCGACGGTGCGCACACGGGTGGGTTCCTCGGCGCGAACCGGCTGTCCCTGCGCGCCGGCGAACCCGGCACAAGACCGCACTATCACCAGAAATCCGCCGAAGCGTTCTACGTGCTGGAGGGAGCGTTGCGGATGCTGGTGGACACCGAGACGATCACGGTCGAGCGGGGTGGCTACGTCGTCGTCCCGCCGGGTGTCCGGCACGCCTTCGCCGCGCCACCGGACGTCGCCGCGGACGTCCTCATCACCTTGGCGCCCGGCGTCGACCGGTTCGGCTATTTCCGTGTCCTGCCCGAGATCCTGCGCGGGAACGTCGCGCCGGAGGAGGTCGAGCGCCTTCACGAACGGTATGACGTCCACTTCGTCGACGCGCCGGAATGGGACGAGTGCGGCCGGTAG
- a CDS encoding MarR family transcriptional regulator, whose translation MTNWLDPDQQRDWRAFIEGSVRFIDLLDRRLREEHGLSLAEFELLVRLSEATGRSMRMADLAKSAYYSRSRLSHRINGLETRGLVQRESTADDGRGVRARLTDKGHETLRRAAPDNLRTVREHFVDVIAPDDLQAVGRAMRAVAATLDQ comes from the coding sequence GTGACCAACTGGCTCGACCCGGACCAGCAGCGTGACTGGCGGGCGTTCATCGAGGGATCGGTGCGCTTCATCGACCTGCTCGACCGGCGATTGCGCGAGGAGCACGGGCTTTCCCTGGCGGAGTTCGAACTCCTGGTGCGACTGTCCGAAGCCACCGGCCGGTCGATGCGCATGGCGGACCTGGCGAAATCGGCGTACTACTCGCGCAGCCGGCTTTCGCATCGGATCAACGGGCTGGAGACCCGCGGCCTCGTCCAGCGGGAATCGACCGCCGACGACGGCCGCGGCGTACGCGCCCGGCTCACCGACAAAGGGCACGAGACCCTGCGCCGCGCGGCACCGGACAACCTTCGTACCGTCCGCGAACACTTCGTGGACGTGATCGCGCCGGACGACCTCCAGGCCGTCGGCCGCGCCATGCGCGCCGTCGCCGCGACACTCGATCAATGA
- a CDS encoding carbonic anhydrase, which yields MSDAPPSPSEAFDLLLAGNRRFIAGTPEHPNQDAVRRAETAPGQRPFAVLFGCSDSRLAAEIIFDRGLGDLFVVRTAGHVAGSEVLGSIEYAVSILGCPLVVVLGHDSCGAVAATRAALTEGLGTNGFVRDVIERVTPSVLAARAAGLTGDDEIIDEHIRHTVDLLVDRSRLLGDKIAAGETAVAGLSYHLADGSARVVTTRGLSERPVDAQPA from the coding sequence ATGAGCGACGCGCCGCCGAGCCCTTCCGAGGCCTTCGACCTTTTGCTCGCCGGTAACCGGCGTTTCATCGCCGGCACCCCGGAGCACCCGAACCAGGACGCCGTCCGCCGCGCCGAAACAGCTCCGGGGCAGCGGCCTTTCGCTGTCCTCTTCGGTTGTTCCGACTCGCGGCTGGCCGCCGAGATCATCTTCGACCGGGGGCTGGGCGATCTGTTCGTCGTCCGCACCGCCGGGCACGTCGCCGGGTCGGAGGTGCTGGGCAGCATCGAGTACGCCGTCAGCATCCTCGGCTGTCCCCTGGTCGTCGTGCTCGGCCACGACTCCTGTGGCGCCGTCGCCGCGACTCGCGCGGCACTGACCGAAGGACTCGGCACCAACGGCTTCGTCCGCGATGTCATCGAACGGGTCACCCCGAGCGTCCTCGCCGCCCGCGCCGCCGGGCTCACCGGCGACGACGAGATCATCGACGAGCACATCCGGCACACCGTCGACCTCCTGGTCGACCGCTCGCGGCTGCTCGGCGACAAGATCGCCGCCGGGGAAACCGCTGTCGCCGGACTGTCCTACCACCTGGCCGACGGCAGTGCGCGCGTCGTCACCACACGCGGCTTGAGCGAGCGACCGGTGGACGCCCAGCCGGCTTGA
- a CDS encoding response regulator has translation MTEQAAEANGAVAAPQRRVLVAEDEALIRLDLVEMLREEGYEVVGEAGDGEQAINLATELKPDLVILDVKMPKLDGIEAASRITGDRIAPVVILTAFSQRDLVERARDAGTMAYLVKPFAKRDLVPAIELAVSRFAELQALESEVAGLTDRLETRKVIDRAKGLLMSRQGLTEPDAFRWIQRTAMDRRTTMKAVAEAVVESIG, from the coding sequence GTGACCGAGCAGGCTGCCGAGGCCAATGGTGCCGTCGCCGCACCCCAGCGGCGGGTGCTCGTGGCCGAAGACGAGGCCCTCATTCGTCTGGACCTCGTCGAGATGCTGCGCGAAGAGGGCTACGAGGTGGTCGGCGAGGCCGGTGATGGCGAGCAGGCCATCAACCTTGCCACCGAGTTGAAACCCGATCTGGTGATTCTCGACGTCAAGATGCCCAAGCTCGACGGGATCGAGGCCGCCTCCAGGATCACCGGTGACCGGATCGCGCCCGTGGTCATTTTGACCGCGTTCAGTCAGCGTGACCTGGTCGAGCGGGCGAGGGACGCGGGCACGATGGCGTACCTGGTCAAGCCGTTCGCCAAGCGCGACCTGGTGCCCGCGATCGAGTTGGCCGTGAGCCGGTTCGCCGAACTCCAGGCCCTCGAGTCCGAGGTCGCGGGTCTCACGGACCGGCTCGAGACGCGCAAGGTCATCGACCGTGCCAAGGGACTGCTGATGAGCCGCCAGGGGCTCACCGAGCCGGACGCGTTCCGGTGGATACAGCGCACCGCGATGGACCGCCGGACCACGATGAAGGCGGTGGCCGAGGCCGTCGTCGAGAGTATCGGCTGA
- a CDS encoding DUF2399 domain-containing protein, protein MTTTIPSGIKNWARLSGPADVLATVHNRARRGHRTETGTLTGVALSVEQRREVALMLGTRWELSGKPVRLQDLAAKLAEHHLTVLGLVEALHGEQIEPDKARRSRAQADATAERDRAAAHLTKVGLAADVAGRWLLDAGLPRPGSGELQTLAEQTATVLVELRGTGSGTRLAQLAAGTLHDAHALDADRQLGRGVARLLALLHDLPRPQRAGRAWRAAWAAAGVMCDGVSSRVLVLNLPLTGESPAARLCAAAPGEPVWLTLRSLTGTWTTSASDVFVCENPTIAEAAADALGVDCPPLVCTDGIASGAALDLLAGLATAGCAIHARADFDPAGFTIADQVLSVAPRSRSWRFDARTYAEECGSSGHRDAPVDLATAVGGLRDVHDLTRIAVHEERVLALLMADLAAVARSVDQ, encoded by the coding sequence GTGACGACCACGATCCCGTCTGGCATCAAGAACTGGGCACGTCTGTCAGGTCCTGCGGACGTGCTCGCCACCGTCCACAACCGGGCCAGGCGCGGACACCGCACCGAAACGGGAACTCTCACCGGTGTTGCGCTGAGCGTGGAGCAGCGGCGGGAGGTTGCGCTGATGCTCGGTACGCGGTGGGAACTGTCCGGTAAACCCGTTCGTCTTCAAGACCTCGCTGCGAAGCTGGCCGAACACCACCTGACCGTGCTCGGACTCGTCGAGGCACTGCACGGAGAACAGATCGAACCAGACAAGGCACGTCGCAGCCGAGCCCAAGCCGACGCAACCGCTGAGCGCGACCGCGCGGCTGCGCACCTGACCAAGGTGGGCTTAGCCGCAGACGTGGCGGGAAGGTGGTTGCTCGACGCAGGACTACCTCGGCCAGGCTCGGGTGAGCTCCAGACCCTCGCCGAACAAACGGCGACCGTCTTGGTTGAACTGCGGGGCACCGGCAGCGGGACACGGCTCGCTCAACTTGCCGCAGGCACTCTGCACGATGCCCACGCGCTCGATGCCGATCGACAACTGGGTCGTGGAGTGGCCCGTCTCCTCGCGCTCCTGCACGACTTGCCCCGACCGCAACGCGCGGGCCGAGCCTGGCGCGCGGCATGGGCCGCCGCGGGGGTGATGTGCGATGGAGTGTCCTCTCGCGTGCTGGTGCTGAACCTCCCGCTGACCGGTGAATCTCCGGCTGCACGGCTCTGCGCCGCCGCTCCCGGCGAGCCCGTCTGGCTGACGCTCCGTTCGCTCACGGGCACCTGGACCACATCCGCGAGCGATGTCTTCGTGTGCGAGAACCCCACGATCGCTGAAGCTGCCGCCGATGCTCTTGGCGTGGATTGCCCACCACTGGTGTGTACCGATGGGATCGCCTCCGGTGCTGCCCTTGATCTCCTCGCCGGACTCGCTACCGCCGGCTGCGCGATCCACGCGCGGGCAGACTTCGACCCGGCCGGGTTCACCATTGCCGACCAGGTGCTTTCCGTGGCTCCCCGGTCAAGATCTTGGCGTTTCGATGCGAGAACGTATGCCGAGGAGTGCGGTTCGAGCGGTCATCGCGACGCGCCCGTCGATCTTGCGACCGCTGTCGGAGGACTACGGGACGTTCACGACCTCACGCGCATTGCGGTGCATGAAGAGCGCGTGCTCGCGTTGTTGATGGCTGACCTCGCGGCTGTAGCGCGCTCTGTTGATCAGTAG
- a CDS encoding YciI family protein, with protein MPGEVSVFAKHEEFARLLASRGHELAGGQELMPSHTTRTVTKGDDGKVVTDGPYAETVEQLGAFYLVESDDLEDLLEICGVLAEPDGAIEVRTAVDHSDNAGD; from the coding sequence GTGCCTGGCGAGGTCTCCGTCTTCGCCAAGCACGAGGAATTCGCACGCCTGCTCGCCTCGCGTGGCCACGAACTCGCCGGCGGTCAGGAGTTGATGCCGTCACACACGACACGGACGGTCACCAAAGGTGACGACGGCAAGGTGGTGACCGACGGCCCGTATGCGGAGACCGTCGAGCAGCTCGGGGCCTTCTACCTTGTCGAGAGCGACGATCTCGAGGATCTGCTCGAGATCTGCGGAGTACTCGCGGAGCCCGACGGTGCGATCGAGGTGCGGACAGCCGTCGACCACAGCGACAACGCCGGGGATTGA
- a CDS encoding DUF6596 domain-containing protein: MLRDEWGRLLALLVARYRRLDLAEDGLADAFEAAARTWPDDGVPDNPAAWVLTAARRRISDRLRSEEALVRRMPLLAVDAELAAASQRVMANPGDELLDERLRLVLLCAHPRLTREAAAALTLRLVLGVSTADVARLFLLSTPTMAARLTRARRKLAGASFTIPAPAEPPSRVAVVAEVSYLAFTAGYAPVSGSDVVRTDLAGEAIRLVRVLRSLIPVVDTELDALLALMLIQHSRRTARIRAGELVLLPAQDRGLWRQDEIVEALGLLEPLAEAPPAPYLLQAMIAAEHAIAPFAADTASGRIVQRYDELLSLSDSPVVRLNRAVAVAETAGADAGLAALAGIALPGHRLPAVRAELFARAGRIDEAVRSFDTAIALCGNEVERAHLAARRAGFA, translated from the coding sequence TTGCTGCGTGACGAGTGGGGTCGCTTGCTGGCCCTGCTCGTTGCGCGGTACCGCCGGCTCGACTTGGCCGAGGACGGGCTCGCCGATGCTTTCGAGGCCGCCGCTCGCACCTGGCCGGATGACGGCGTCCCCGACAACCCTGCGGCCTGGGTGCTCACGGCAGCACGCCGAAGAATCTCCGATCGTCTCCGCTCCGAGGAGGCGCTGGTTCGCCGAATGCCGCTCTTGGCGGTCGACGCGGAACTCGCCGCGGCGTCACAACGAGTGATGGCGAACCCCGGTGACGAACTGCTCGACGAGCGGTTGCGACTGGTGCTGCTCTGCGCTCATCCCCGGCTGACACGCGAGGCGGCGGCCGCGCTGACCCTGCGGCTGGTGCTGGGTGTGTCCACCGCGGATGTGGCCCGTTTGTTTCTCCTGTCCACGCCGACGATGGCCGCGCGCTTGACCAGGGCCCGGCGCAAGTTGGCCGGCGCGAGCTTCACCATCCCCGCGCCTGCGGAGCCGCCGAGCCGGGTGGCGGTCGTTGCCGAGGTCTCGTACCTGGCGTTCACGGCCGGTTATGCGCCGGTTTCGGGCTCCGACGTGGTACGCACCGACCTCGCGGGCGAGGCGATCCGGCTGGTCCGTGTACTTCGCTCCCTTATTCCCGTGGTGGACACAGAGCTCGACGCTCTGCTCGCGCTCATGCTGATCCAGCACTCGCGTCGAACTGCTCGCATCCGCGCTGGGGAGCTCGTGCTGCTGCCCGCGCAGGACCGCGGGTTGTGGCGACAGGACGAGATAGTCGAGGCGCTCGGACTCCTGGAGCCTTTGGCCGAGGCTCCGCCGGCGCCCTATCTGCTGCAGGCGATGATCGCGGCGGAGCACGCCATCGCGCCGTTCGCAGCGGACACGGCGTCGGGTCGAATCGTGCAGCGATATGACGAGCTGCTCAGCCTCTCCGACTCGCCAGTCGTCCGGCTCAACCGCGCTGTCGCGGTCGCCGAGACGGCCGGCGCGGATGCCGGGCTGGCGGCCCTCGCCGGGATCGCGCTCCCTGGCCACCGATTGCCGGCTGTCCGCGCCGAGTTGTTCGCCCGCGCCGGCAGAATCGATGAAGCGGTGCGCTCCTTCGACACCGCGATCGCCCTGTGCGGCAACGAGGTCGAGCGCGCGCACCTGGCAGCACGACGCGCCGGGTTCGCCTGA